Genomic DNA from Streptomyces venezuelae:
TACAACGCCCGGACGAAGAAGGGCAGGAACAGCGGCGGCAGCCAGTTCTTCCTCGTCTACCAGGACAGTCAGCTGCCGCCCGACTACACACCGTTCGGGACCATTTCCGATTCGGGGATGAAGGTCCTGAAGAAGATCGCCGCCGCGGGCGAGAGCAGCGGGCAGGGTGACGGTGCCCCGAACGCGACCGTCGTCATCGACAAGGCCACCGTCACCAAATCCTGAGCGCCGCCAGGCAAACTTCGGTCGTGCGGGATGCGGACAGCCGCCCCGCCGGTCGCCTATGTTGGCGGTGACGAAACTGTGGACGATGCCGGGGGCCCGAGGCCCTGCGCAGGCATCATGTGGAGGAGGCGCTGTGAGCAGCGACCCGTGGGGCCGCGTCGACGAGACGGGGACCGTGTACGTGCGTACGGCCGACGGCGGCGAGCGAGTGGTCGGTTCGTGGCAGGCAGGATCTCCGGACGAGGCCCTGGCCTACTTCGAGCGCAAGTACGACGGTCTGGTCGTCGAGATCGGACTTCTCGAGCGCCGGGTGAAAACCACCGACCTGTCGGCCAAGGACGCGATGACCGCCATCGATCACCTGCGCCAGCAGGTCGACGAGGCACACGCGGTCGGCGATCTTGACGCCCTGGGCAAGCGGCTCGACAAGCTCGTGGAGAGCGTCGAGGCGCGCCGCGAGGAGCGCAAGGTCCAGAAGGCCAAGCAGTCCGACGAGGCGCGGCACGCCAAGGAGGCGCTGGTCGTCGAGGCCGAGGAGCTGGCCCAGAGCGAGCAGTGGCGGGCGGCCGGCGAGCGGCTGCGGGCCCTGGTGGACACCTGGAAGGGTCTGCCGCGTCTCGACCGCAAGTCGGACGACGAGCTGTGGCACCGCTTCTCGCACGCCCGCTCGGCGTTCTCCAAGCGCCGCAAGGCGCACTTCGCGTCGCTGGACGCGCAGCGCGAGGAGGCCCGTAAGGCCAAGGAGAAGCTGGTCGGCGAGGCCGAGGCGCTGTCGAACTCGACGGACTGGGGTCCGACGGCCGCGCGCTACCGCGAGCTGATGGCCGACTGGAAGGCCGCGGGCCGTGCCCAGCGCGAGCACGAGGACGACCTGTGGAACCGCTTCCGCGGCGCCCAGGACGTGTTCTTCGCGGCGCGCAGCGCGGTCTTCGCGGAGCGCGACGCGGAGCAGGGCGAGAACCTGAAGCTGAAGGAGGAGCTGGCCGCCGAGGCGGAGAAGCTCGTCCCGGTGACGGACCTGAAGGCGGCCCGTGCCGCCTTCCGTGCCATCAACGAGCGGTGGGAGG
This window encodes:
- a CDS encoding DUF349 domain-containing protein, with protein sequence MSSDPWGRVDETGTVYVRTADGGERVVGSWQAGSPDEALAYFERKYDGLVVEIGLLERRVKTTDLSAKDAMTAIDHLRQQVDEAHAVGDLDALGKRLDKLVESVEARREERKVQKAKQSDEARHAKEALVVEAEELAQSEQWRAAGERLRALVDTWKGLPRLDRKSDDELWHRFSHARSAFSKRRKAHFASLDAQREEARKAKEKLVGEAEALSNSTDWGPTAARYRELMADWKAAGRAQREHEDDLWNRFRGAQDVFFAARSAVFAERDAEQGENLKLKEELAAEAEKLVPVTDLKAARAAFRAINERWEAIGHVPRDARPKVEARMHAVERALQESEEAEWRRTNPEARARAEGLTGQLQAAVDKLAGQIEKARAAGNNAKADKLQRELEGRQALLDQALKGLHEFGG